In Carya illinoinensis cultivar Pawnee chromosome 10, C.illinoinensisPawnee_v1, whole genome shotgun sequence, one DNA window encodes the following:
- the LOC122279201 gene encoding 50S ribosomal protein L4-like yields the protein MAVSISRRLLRSFYGPLYAFGRCDSPTITFRSFRPYYDFCGHLHGDNIFSPGSFGLFKGGSSVPANRWLSTSILTPESGEGAFPSHLLSLKPLAMAERSIGLYQDLVIPVTNFHNEDKGFMVLAGDVFDVPVRKDIVHRVVRWQLAKRQQGTHSTKTISEVSGTGRKPWRQKGTGRARHGTLRGPQFRGGATMHGPKPRSHAIKLNKKVRRLGLKIALTARAAEGKLLVFDDLEVPTHKTKNLVNYFKQMENTKKLLLVDGCPIGEKLKLATQNLHYVNVLPSIGLNVYSILLHDTLVMSRDAVNKIVERMHTPINR from the exons ATGGCGGTGTCAATATCGAGAAGGCTTTTACGTTCCTTTTATGGGCCCTTATATGCATTTGGCCGGTGTGATTCTCCAACGATCACGTTTCGATCGTTTCGTCCTTATTATG ACTTTTGCGGCCATCTTCATGGGGATAATATATTTTCTCCAGGATCCTTTGGTCTTTTCAAG GGTGGATCATCTGTCCCTGCTAATAGATGGCTTTCAACATCCATTCTGACTCCTGAATCGGGTGAAGGAGCTTTTCCCTCTCATTTATTGTCCCTGAAGCCTCTAGCAATGGCTGAGCGTTCTATAG GACTTTATCAGGACCTGGTAATTCCAGTAACAAATTTTCACAACGAAGACAAGGGTTTCATGGTTTTGGCTGGTGATGTTTTTGACGTGCCCGTTAGGAAGGATATTGTTCATCGTGTTGTTCGATGGCAGCTTGCAAAACGACAACAG GGCACACATTCCACAAAAACCATTAGTGAGGTTAGTGGCACCGGGAGAAAGCCTTGGCGGCAGAAGGGTACTGGTCGAGCAAGGCATGGAACATTGCGTGGACCCCAG TTTAGGGGCGGTGCTACTATGCATGGTCCTAAGCCACGAAGTCATGCTATCAAGCTGAATAAGAAGGTTCGGCGTCTAGGGCTGAAGATTGCTTTGACAGCACGTGCAGCAGAAGGAAAG CTTCTAGTATTTGACGATTTGGAGGTTCCTACACACAAGACTAAAAATTTGGTGAACTACTTCAAGCAAATGGAGAACACCAAGAAACTTTTGCTGGTGGATGGTTGCCCGATAGGTGAAAAGCTGAAGTTGGCCACCCAAAATCTACATTATGTAAATGTACTGCCATCGATT GGTTTGAATGTCTACAGCATCCTGCTTCATGACACATTGGTGATGTCCCGTGATGCTGTAAACAAAATTGTTGAGAGGATGCACACTCCAATTAACCGTTAA